A window of the Homo sapiens chromosome 18, GRCh38.p14 Primary Assembly genome harbors these coding sequences:
- the NARS1 gene encoding asparagine--tRNA ligase, cytoplasmic — protein MVLAELYVSDREGSDATGDGTKEKPFKTGLKALMTVGKEPFPTIYVDSQKENERWNVISKSQLKNIKKMWHREQMKSESREKKEAEDSLRREKNLEEAKKITIKNDPSLPEPKCVKIGALEGYRGQRVKVFGWVHRLRRQGKNLMFLVLRDGTGYLQCVLADELCQCYNGVLLSTESSVAVYGMLNLTPKGKQAPGGHELSCDFWELIGLAPAGGADNLINEESDVDVQLNNRHMMIRGENMSKILKARSMVTRCFRDHFFDRGYYEVTPPTLVQTQVEGGATLFKLDYFGEEAFLTQSSQLYLETCLPALGDVFCIAQSYRAEQSRTRRHLAEYTHVEAECPFLTFDDLLNRLEDLVCDVVDRILKSPAGSIVHELNPNFQPPKRPFKRMNYSDAIVWLKEHDVKKEDGTFYEFGEDIPEAPERLMTDTINEPILLCRFPVEIKSFYMQRCPEDSRLTESVDVLMPNVGEIVGGSMRIFDSEEILAGYKREGIDPTPYYWYTDQRKYGTCPHGGYGLGLERFLTWILNRYHIRDVCLYPRFVQRCTP, from the exons ATGGTGCTAG CAGAGCTGTACGTCTCTGACCGAGAGGGAAGCGATGCCACGGGAGATGGAACCAAGGAGAAACCATTTAAAACAGGTCTAAAG GCTTTGATGACAGTAGGGAAAGAACCATTTCCTACCATTTACGTAgattcacaaaaagaaaatgagaggtggAATGTTATTTCTAAATCACAGTTGAAGAACATTAAAAAGATGTGGCATAGGGAACAAATGAAGAGTGAATCCCGGGAAAAGAAAGAG GCAGAAGATAGTTTACGAAGAGAAAAGAACCTGGAAGAAGCAAAGAAGATTACCATTAAAAATGATCCAAGTCTCCCAGAGCCAAAATGT GTGAAGATTGGTGCGTTAGAAGGATATAGAGGCCAAAGAGTAAAGGTGTTTGGCTGGGTCCACAGGCTGCGCAGGCAAG gAAAGAATTTAATGTTTCTGGTGTTGCGAGATGGTACAGGTTATCTTCAGTGTGTCTTGGCGGATGAgttg TGTCAGTGCTACAATGGAGTTCTCTTGTCCACGGAGAGCAGTGTTGCAGTGTATGGAATGCTAAATCTTACCCCAAAGGGCAAGCAG gcTCCAGGTGGCCATGAGCTGAGTTGTGACTTCTGGGAACTAATTGGGTTGGCCCCTGCTGGAGGAGCTGACAACCTGATCAATGAGGAGTCTGACGTTGATGTCCAGCTCAACAACAGACACATGATGATCCGAGGAGAAAACATGTCCAAAATCCTAAAAGCACGATCCATGGTCACCAGGTGCTTTAGAGATCACTTCTTTGATAGGGGGTACTATGAA GTTACTCCTCCAACATTAGTGCAAACACAAGTAGAAGGTGGTGCCACACTCTTCAAGCTTGACTATTTTGGGGAAGAGGCATTTTTGACTCAATCCTCTCAGTTGTACTTGGAGAcctgcctcccagccctgggAGATGTTTTTTGTATTGCTCAGTCATACCGGGCAGAGCAGTCCAGAACACGAAGGCACCTGGCTGA GTACACTCACGTGGAAGCTGAGTGTCCTTTCCTGACTTTTGACGACCTCCTGAACCGGTTGGAGGACTTGGTTTGTGATGTGGTAGATCGAATATTGAAGTCACCTGCAGGGAGCATAGTGCATGAGCTCAACCCG aACTTTCAGCCCCCCAAACGGCCTTTCAAACGGATGAACTATTCAGATGCTATCGTTTGGCTAAAAGAACATGATGTAAAGAAAGAAGATGGAACTTTCTATGAATTTGGAGAA GATATCCCAGAAGCTCCTGAGAGACTGATGACAGACACCATTAATGAACCAATCTTGCTGTGTCGATTTCCTGTGGAGATCAAGTCCTTCTACATGCAGCGATGTCCTGAGGATTCCCGTCTTACTGAATCT GTCGACGTGTTGATGCCCAATGTTGGTGAGATTGTGGGAGGCTCAATGCGTATCTTTGATAGTGAAGAAATACTGGCAGGTTATAAAAGGGAAGGGATTGACCCCACTCCCTATTACTGGTATACGGATCAG agaaaataCGGTACATGTCCCCATGGAGGATATGGCTTGGGCTTGGAACGATTCTTAACGTGGATTCTGAATAGGTATCACATCCGAGACGTGTGCTTATACCCTCGATTTGTCCAGCGTTGCACGCCATAA
- the NARS1 gene encoding asparagine--tRNA ligase, cytoplasmic isoform X1, giving the protein MVLELYVSDREGSDATGDGTKEKPFKTGLKALMTVGKEPFPTIYVDSQKENERWNVISKSQLKNIKKMWHREQMKSESREKKEAEDSLRREKNLEEAKKITIKNDPSLPEPKCVKIGALEGYRGQRVKVFGWVHRLRRQGKNLMFLVLRDGTGYLQCVLADELCQCYNGVLLSTESSVAVYGMLNLTPKGKQAPGGHELSCDFWELIGLAPAGGADNLINEESDVDVQLNNRHMMIRGENMSKILKARSMVTRCFRDHFFDRGYYEVTPPTLVQTQVEGGATLFKLDYFGEEAFLTQSSQLYLETCLPALGDVFCIAQSYRAEQSRTRRHLAEYTHVEAECPFLTFDDLLNRLEDLVCDVVDRILKSPAGSIVHELNPNFQPPKRPFKRMNYSDAIVWLKEHDVKKEDGTFYEFGEDIPEAPERLMTDTINEPILLCRFPVEIKSFYMQRCPEDSRLTESVDVLMPNVGEIVGGSMRIFDSEEILAGYKREGIDPTPYYWYTDQRKYGTCPHGGYGLGLERFLTWILNRYHIRDVCLYPRFVQRCTP; this is encoded by the exons ATGGTGCTAG AGCTGTACGTCTCTGACCGAGAGGGAAGCGATGCCACGGGAGATGGAACCAAGGAGAAACCATTTAAAACAGGTCTAAAG GCTTTGATGACAGTAGGGAAAGAACCATTTCCTACCATTTACGTAgattcacaaaaagaaaatgagaggtggAATGTTATTTCTAAATCACAGTTGAAGAACATTAAAAAGATGTGGCATAGGGAACAAATGAAGAGTGAATCCCGGGAAAAGAAAGAG GCAGAAGATAGTTTACGAAGAGAAAAGAACCTGGAAGAAGCAAAGAAGATTACCATTAAAAATGATCCAAGTCTCCCAGAGCCAAAATGT GTGAAGATTGGTGCGTTAGAAGGATATAGAGGCCAAAGAGTAAAGGTGTTTGGCTGGGTCCACAGGCTGCGCAGGCAAG gAAAGAATTTAATGTTTCTGGTGTTGCGAGATGGTACAGGTTATCTTCAGTGTGTCTTGGCGGATGAgttg TGTCAGTGCTACAATGGAGTTCTCTTGTCCACGGAGAGCAGTGTTGCAGTGTATGGAATGCTAAATCTTACCCCAAAGGGCAAGCAG gcTCCAGGTGGCCATGAGCTGAGTTGTGACTTCTGGGAACTAATTGGGTTGGCCCCTGCTGGAGGAGCTGACAACCTGATCAATGAGGAGTCTGACGTTGATGTCCAGCTCAACAACAGACACATGATGATCCGAGGAGAAAACATGTCCAAAATCCTAAAAGCACGATCCATGGTCACCAGGTGCTTTAGAGATCACTTCTTTGATAGGGGGTACTATGAA GTTACTCCTCCAACATTAGTGCAAACACAAGTAGAAGGTGGTGCCACACTCTTCAAGCTTGACTATTTTGGGGAAGAGGCATTTTTGACTCAATCCTCTCAGTTGTACTTGGAGAcctgcctcccagccctgggAGATGTTTTTTGTATTGCTCAGTCATACCGGGCAGAGCAGTCCAGAACACGAAGGCACCTGGCTGA GTACACTCACGTGGAAGCTGAGTGTCCTTTCCTGACTTTTGACGACCTCCTGAACCGGTTGGAGGACTTGGTTTGTGATGTGGTAGATCGAATATTGAAGTCACCTGCAGGGAGCATAGTGCATGAGCTCAACCCG aACTTTCAGCCCCCCAAACGGCCTTTCAAACGGATGAACTATTCAGATGCTATCGTTTGGCTAAAAGAACATGATGTAAAGAAAGAAGATGGAACTTTCTATGAATTTGGAGAA GATATCCCAGAAGCTCCTGAGAGACTGATGACAGACACCATTAATGAACCAATCTTGCTGTGTCGATTTCCTGTGGAGATCAAGTCCTTCTACATGCAGCGATGTCCTGAGGATTCCCGTCTTACTGAATCT GTCGACGTGTTGATGCCCAATGTTGGTGAGATTGTGGGAGGCTCAATGCGTATCTTTGATAGTGAAGAAATACTGGCAGGTTATAAAAGGGAAGGGATTGACCCCACTCCCTATTACTGGTATACGGATCAG agaaaataCGGTACATGTCCCCATGGAGGATATGGCTTGGGCTTGGAACGATTCTTAACGTGGATTCTGAATAGGTATCACATCCGAGACGTGTGCTTATACCCTCGATTTGTCCAGCGTTGCACGCCATAA